A stretch of the Pseudomonas helvetica genome encodes the following:
- a CDS encoding YkgJ family cysteine cluster protein, producing the protein MNTTFSCVGCGKCCTDHHVPLTLAETRMWAADGGTVIVLVEGFLGNGLGLPALQREHAERRSVVVPSGATQAHVAITFAAYNAGRCRNLDEDNLCRIYDRRPLVCRIYPMEINPHIPLTPTAKDCPPESWEQGPALIVGGQLVDQALADLIQRSRQADRDDVQAKEAICELLGIRTTALKGDGFTAYLPDMAAFASAIDQVQAAPLPGSAGEWLFHVSGNDIAEQVQAAGANVVTAEPLNYAFISLRAA; encoded by the coding sequence ATGAATACGACGTTTTCCTGCGTAGGTTGCGGCAAGTGCTGCACCGACCACCATGTGCCCCTGACCCTCGCCGAGACCCGAATGTGGGCGGCTGACGGCGGTACCGTGATCGTGCTGGTGGAAGGTTTTCTCGGCAATGGCCTGGGCCTTCCGGCCTTGCAACGCGAGCACGCCGAACGCCGTTCCGTGGTGGTGCCCAGCGGTGCGACCCAGGCCCACGTAGCGATTACCTTCGCTGCATACAACGCCGGTCGCTGCCGGAATCTTGACGAAGACAACCTCTGCCGCATCTACGATCGCCGGCCGCTGGTGTGCCGCATCTATCCGATGGAAATCAATCCGCACATTCCCCTGACGCCAACCGCCAAGGACTGCCCGCCCGAATCGTGGGAGCAAGGTCCTGCGTTGATTGTCGGCGGTCAGTTGGTTGATCAGGCATTGGCCGACCTGATCCAGCGCTCGCGTCAGGCAGACCGCGACGATGTCCAGGCCAAGGAAGCGATTTGCGAACTTCTGGGGATTCGCACCACGGCGCTCAAGGGTGACGGGTTTACCGCCTACCTGCCGGACATGGCGGCGTTTGCCTCGGCGATTGATCAGGTTCAGGCAGCGCCGTTGCCGGGTTCGGCCGGTGAATGGCTGTTCCATGTGTCGGGCAACGACATTGCTGAGCAAGTGCAGGCCGCTGGCGCGAACGTGGTCACGGCAGAACCGCTGAACTATGCGTTTATCTCGTTGCGCGCGGCCTGA
- a CDS encoding N-acetyltransferase: MAEEYCLLLRRDLAGVLPAIAWPPGIALNQYRPELAEAVHQLMEQGYQHGGGRVPALEVWRERFESDAEYDPALCFIASDPQGIVGVAQCWTSAYIKNLVVHPRAQGQGLGRALLLHAFSVFQQRREGFVDLKVLEDNQRARRLYESAGMRVVRRELVPD, encoded by the coding sequence TTGGCTGAAGAGTATTGCCTGCTGCTGCGGCGCGACCTCGCTGGAGTGTTGCCCGCCATTGCCTGGCCTCCAGGCATTGCGCTGAACCAATACCGCCCCGAGCTGGCCGAAGCGGTTCATCAACTGATGGAGCAGGGTTATCAGCACGGCGGCGGTCGAGTACCAGCGCTGGAGGTGTGGCGCGAGCGCTTTGAAAGCGATGCGGAATATGACCCGGCGCTGTGTTTCATCGCCTCGGACCCTCAAGGCATTGTCGGCGTGGCCCAGTGCTGGACCAGCGCCTACATCAAGAATCTGGTGGTGCATCCACGGGCTCAGGGTCAAGGCTTGGGACGAGCGTTGTTGTTGCATGCCTTCAGTGTGTTTCAACAGCGCCGCGAAGGGTTTGTTGACCTCAAGGTACTGGAAGATAACCAGCGCGCTCGGCGACTGTATGAAAGCGCCGGGATGCGTGTGGTGCGCCGGGAGCTGGTTCCAGACTGA
- a CDS encoding chemotaxis protein → MSSNKARADSLSLLLFTLRSGKLMAINLLKVSEIIPCPPLTRLPESHPHVKGIATLRGTSLSVIDLSRAIGERPLEDPDGGCLIVTDVSRSKQGLHVQAVSKIVHCLTTDIRPPPYGSGGVRAYITGVTSVDGTLVQVLDIEKVIHGIAPAQIETAPTELSMEDAEVLGNARILVVDDSQVALQQSVHTLRNLGLQCHTARSAREAIDCLLDLQGTAQQINLIVSDIEMSEMDGYALTRTLRETPDFSHLYILLHTSLDSAMNSEKARLAGANAVLTKFSSPELTRCLIAAAKAVAQQEQGH, encoded by the coding sequence ATGTCCTCCAACAAAGCCCGCGCAGATTCACTTTCGCTTCTGCTCTTTACCTTGCGCAGTGGCAAGCTGATGGCGATCAACCTGCTGAAAGTCAGTGAAATCATCCCCTGCCCGCCGCTGACCAGGCTGCCGGAGTCGCACCCGCACGTCAAAGGCATCGCCACCCTGCGCGGCACCTCGCTGTCGGTCATCGACCTGAGCCGGGCGATCGGTGAGCGGCCGCTGGAAGACCCGGACGGTGGCTGCCTGATCGTTACCGACGTCAGCCGTTCCAAACAGGGCCTGCACGTTCAGGCGGTGAGCAAGATCGTCCATTGCCTGACCACCGACATCCGCCCGCCACCCTACGGCTCCGGCGGCGTGCGCGCGTACATCACCGGCGTGACCTCGGTCGACGGCACGCTGGTGCAGGTGCTCGACATCGAGAAAGTCATCCACGGCATCGCCCCGGCACAGATCGAAACAGCCCCGACCGAGCTGAGCATGGAAGACGCCGAAGTACTGGGCAACGCACGCATTCTGGTGGTCGATGACAGCCAGGTGGCGCTGCAACAATCGGTACACACCCTGCGCAACCTCGGCCTGCAATGCCACACCGCACGCAGCGCCAGGGAAGCCATCGACTGCCTGCTGGACCTGCAAGGCACTGCACAGCAGATCAACCTGATTGTCTCGGACATCGAAATGTCCGAGATGGACGGTTACGCCCTCACCCGGACCCTGCGTGAAACCCCGGACTTTTCCCACCTCTATATCCTGCTGCACACCTCGCTGGACAGTGCGATGAACAGCGAAAAAGCCCGTCTGGCCGGGGCAAATGCGGTGCTGACCAAGTTCTCCTCGCCAGAGCTGACCAGATGCCTGATCGCCGCCGCAAAAGCTGTCGCGCAGCAAGAACAAGGTCATTGA
- the norR gene encoding nitric oxide reductase transcriptional regulator NorR — protein MTAKPLLTALLPLVSDLSRELPEGERYRRLLEAMRALLPCDAAALLRLDGEWLVPLAVDGLSTDTLGRRFKVSEHPRFEALLSRSEPTRFPSDSTLPDPYDGLVDGHGDHLEVHDCMGCPLFIDERPWGLLTLDALDPERFEPIELDALQAFASLAAATVNAAERIERLANRAEDEHQRAEVYRQASGQQSREMIGQSKAHKRLVEEINLVGGSDLTVLITGETGVGKELVAQAIHAASPRADKPIISLNCAALPDTLVESELFGHVRGAFTGALNDRRGKFELANGGTLFLDEVGELSLAVQAKLLRVLQSGQLQRLGSDKEHQVDVRLIAATNRDLAFEVRSGRYRADFYHRLSVYPLLVPALRDRGRDVLLLSGYFLEQNRSRMGLNSLRLSSDAQAALLAYSWPGNVRELEHLIGRSALKALGNSRERPKILSLSAADLDLPHTPLETPSAPASIEPAPTVEVFGDLRQATENYQRQLITACLERHQNNWASAARELGLDRANLGRMAKRLGMK, from the coding sequence ATGACTGCAAAACCCTTGCTCACCGCGTTGCTGCCACTGGTCTCCGACCTTTCCCGCGAATTGCCCGAAGGCGAGCGCTACCGGCGCCTGCTCGAAGCCATGCGCGCGCTGCTCCCCTGCGATGCCGCCGCCCTGCTGCGGCTCGACGGTGAATGGCTGGTACCGTTGGCAGTGGATGGCCTGAGCACCGACACCCTCGGCCGGCGCTTCAAGGTCAGCGAACACCCGCGCTTTGAAGCGTTGCTCAGCCGCTCGGAGCCGACGCGTTTCCCCAGCGACAGCACCTTGCCCGACCCTTATGACGGTTTGGTCGACGGCCACGGCGATCACCTGGAAGTCCACGACTGCATGGGCTGCCCGCTGTTTATCGATGAGCGTCCGTGGGGTTTGCTGACCCTCGATGCGCTGGACCCGGAGCGCTTCGAGCCGATCGAACTGGACGCCTTGCAAGCCTTTGCCAGCCTCGCCGCCGCCACGGTCAACGCCGCCGAACGTATCGAACGACTGGCCAATCGAGCCGAGGACGAACACCAGCGCGCCGAGGTCTATCGCCAGGCCAGCGGTCAGCAGAGTCGCGAAATGATCGGCCAGAGCAAAGCGCACAAGCGCTTGGTGGAAGAAATCAACCTGGTCGGCGGTAGCGACCTGACGGTGCTGATCACCGGAGAAACCGGGGTCGGTAAAGAGTTGGTGGCCCAGGCGATCCACGCCGCTTCACCGCGTGCCGACAAACCGATCATCAGCCTCAACTGCGCCGCGCTGCCCGACACGCTGGTAGAAAGCGAGTTGTTCGGCCACGTGCGCGGCGCCTTCACCGGGGCGCTGAACGACCGGCGTGGCAAATTCGAACTGGCCAACGGCGGCACGCTGTTTCTCGATGAAGTGGGCGAGTTGTCGCTGGCGGTGCAGGCCAAATTGCTCCGTGTGCTGCAAAGCGGTCAGTTACAGCGCTTGGGTTCGGACAAGGAGCATCAGGTCGACGTGCGCCTGATCGCCGCGACCAACCGTGACCTCGCCTTCGAGGTGCGCAGTGGCCGCTACCGCGCCGACTTCTACCATCGCCTCAGCGTCTACCCGTTGCTGGTGCCGGCGCTGCGTGATCGCGGTCGGGATGTGTTGTTGCTCAGCGGTTACTTTCTTGAACAGAACCGCTCGCGGATGGGCCTCAACAGCCTGCGCCTGAGCAGCGACGCCCAAGCGGCATTGCTGGCCTACAGTTGGCCGGGCAACGTCCGCGAACTGGAGCACTTGATTGGTCGCAGTGCCTTGAAAGCGCTGGGCAACTCGCGGGAACGGCCGAAGATTCTCAGCTTGAGCGCGGCGGATCTGGACTTGCCCCACACGCCCCTTGAAACGCCTTCTGCGCCAGCCAGCATTGAACCGGCGCCCACCGTTGAAGTGTTCGGCGACCTGCGCCAGGCCACCGAGAACTATCAACGCCAGTTGATCACCGCTTGTCTTGAGCGCCATCAAAACAACTGGGCCAGCGCCGCCCGTGAGCTAGGCTTGGACCGGGCGAACCTTGGGCGGATGGCCAAGCGGTTGGGCATGAAGTAG
- the hmpA gene encoding NO-inducible flavohemoprotein yields the protein MLSAQDRAIVKSTVPLLESGGEALITHFYRMMLSEYPEVRPLFNQAHQASGDQPRALARGVLMYARHIDQLDQLGDLVAKIINKHVALQILPEHYPIVGACLLRAISEVLGDEIATPEVMSAWGAAYNQLADILIGAETAIYDQKAAAVGGWRGAREFKLAKRVEESAEITSFYFEPADKGPILAAEPGQYIGMKLILDGEEIRRNYSLSSLGDNGQYRISVKREEGGRASNYLHDQFHVGASIQLFPPAGEFTLTASDKPLVLISGGVGITPTLPMLEAALATERPVHFIHCARNGGVHAFRDWIDGLAERHPQLKRFYCYAEDDGVSPAADKVGLLSQEQLADWLPQERDLDAYFLGPKGFMAAIKRHLKALGVPEKQSRYEFFGPAAALE from the coding sequence ATGCTTAGCGCTCAAGACCGTGCCATCGTCAAATCCACCGTACCGTTGCTGGAAAGCGGCGGCGAAGCCCTGATCACGCACTTCTACCGCATGATGCTCTCCGAGTACCCAGAGGTTCGTCCGCTGTTCAATCAGGCGCACCAGGCCAGCGGCGACCAGCCACGGGCTTTGGCTCGCGGGGTGCTGATGTATGCGCGGCACATCGATCAGCTCGACCAGTTGGGCGATCTGGTGGCGAAGATCATCAACAAGCACGTTGCCCTGCAAATCCTGCCGGAGCATTACCCGATTGTCGGCGCCTGCCTGCTGCGGGCGATTTCCGAAGTGCTCGGTGACGAGATCGCCACGCCAGAAGTGATGAGCGCCTGGGGCGCCGCCTACAACCAATTGGCCGATATCCTGATCGGCGCCGAAACCGCGATCTACGACCAGAAGGCCGCAGCGGTCGGCGGCTGGCGCGGGGCGCGGGAATTCAAACTGGCCAAGCGGGTGGAAGAGAGCGCGGAAATCACCTCGTTCTATTTTGAACCGGCGGACAAGGGACCGATCCTCGCGGCAGAACCGGGTCAGTACATCGGCATGAAACTGATCCTCGATGGCGAAGAAATTCGTCGCAACTACTCGCTGTCGTCCTTGGGCGACAACGGTCAGTACCGCATCAGCGTCAAGCGCGAAGAGGGCGGTCGTGCCTCGAATTACCTGCATGACCAGTTTCATGTCGGTGCGAGCATCCAGCTGTTTCCGCCAGCAGGTGAGTTCACCCTGACCGCCAGCGACAAACCGCTGGTGCTGATCAGCGGCGGCGTCGGCATCACGCCAACCCTGCCGATGCTGGAAGCGGCGCTGGCCACCGAGCGTCCGGTGCACTTTATCCACTGTGCGCGTAACGGTGGCGTGCATGCCTTCCGCGACTGGATCGACGGCCTGGCCGAGCGTCACCCGCAACTCAAGCGCTTCTACTGCTACGCCGAAGATGACGGCGTCAGCCCTGCGGCGGATAAGGTCGGGCTGTTGAGTCAGGAGCAGTTGGCCGACTGGTTGCCGCAAGAGCGCGACCTGGACGCTTACTTCCTCGGCCCGAAAGGCTTCATGGCCGCGATCAAGCGCCACCTCAAGGCCTTGGGTGTTCCAGAGAAGCAGAGCCGCTACGAGTTCTTCGGCCCGGCTGCTGCGCTGGAGTAA
- a CDS encoding disulfide bond formation protein B, which translates to MNEEMMRMGRERRFLVLLGIICLALIGGALYMQVVLGEAPCPLCILQRYALLLIAISAFIGAAMRTRRSITVFEGLVVIFALAGAAAAGHHVYTQFYPAVSCGIDVLQPIVDGLPLAKIFPLGFQVDGFCETPYPPILGLSLAQWALVAFVLTVVLVPLLISRNRKHLN; encoded by the coding sequence ATGAACGAGGAAATGATGCGGATGGGCCGTGAGCGGCGCTTCCTGGTCTTGCTGGGCATCATCTGCCTGGCGCTGATCGGCGGCGCGCTGTACATGCAAGTGGTGCTGGGCGAGGCGCCATGCCCGCTGTGCATCCTGCAACGCTATGCGCTGTTGCTGATTGCGATCAGTGCCTTTATCGGTGCCGCCATGCGCACCCGTCGCAGCATCACCGTGTTTGAAGGGCTGGTGGTGATCTTCGCCCTCGCGGGCGCTGCAGCGGCCGGGCATCACGTCTATACGCAGTTTTACCCGGCGGTCAGCTGCGGCATCGACGTGCTGCAACCGATTGTCGACGGCTTGCCGCTGGCGAAGATCTTCCCGCTGGGTTTCCAGGTCGACGGCTTCTGCGAGACGCCGTACCCGCCGATCCTCGGCCTGTCGCTGGCACAGTGGGCGCTGGTGGCCTTCGTGTTGACCGTGGTGCTGGTGCCACTGCTCATTTCGCGTAACCGCAAACACCTGAACTGA
- the cyoA gene encoding ubiquinol oxidase subunit II, with product MSKNRYPRLLGLLPLLGTLLLGGCNMTLLDPKGQVGLDERNLIITATLLMLLVVVPVIVMTFLFAWKYRASNKDAVYTPKWSHSTKIEIAVWAVPVLIIIALGYVTYKSTHALDPYRPLESDVKPITIQVVAMDWKWLFIYPEQGIATVNKMVFPANTPVNFKITSDTVMNSFFIPGLGGQIYAMAGMETKLHLIANQNAEFDGISANYSGAGFTGMKFKAIATSQADFDAWVSDVKKAPKQLEKAEYEALSKPSQNNPVELYSSYAPNLFQTIIDKYEGMKPGKPMHHEKKEHEVAGAGMEGMDMSSHSAAGAEE from the coding sequence ATGAGTAAAAACAGGTACCCCAGACTACTAGGCTTATTGCCGCTGCTCGGCACGCTGTTGCTGGGAGGCTGCAACATGACCCTGCTCGATCCCAAGGGCCAGGTCGGCCTGGACGAGCGCAACCTGATCATCACCGCAACGCTGCTGATGCTGTTGGTCGTGGTTCCGGTCATCGTCATGACCTTCCTGTTCGCCTGGAAATACCGCGCTTCCAACAAGGACGCCGTCTACACCCCGAAATGGTCGCACTCCACCAAGATTGAAATCGCGGTGTGGGCTGTCCCAGTCCTGATCATCATTGCCCTGGGTTACGTCACCTACAAGTCGACCCACGCCCTGGACCCTTACCGTCCGCTGGAATCCGACGTCAAGCCGATCACCATTCAAGTGGTCGCGATGGACTGGAAGTGGCTGTTCATCTACCCGGAACAAGGCATCGCCACCGTCAACAAGATGGTGTTCCCGGCCAACACGCCAGTTAACTTCAAAATCACCTCCGACACCGTGATGAACTCGTTCTTCATTCCGGGCCTGGGCGGTCAGATCTACGCGATGGCGGGCATGGAAACCAAGTTGCACCTGATCGCCAATCAGAATGCCGAGTTTGACGGTATCTCCGCCAACTACAGCGGTGCTGGCTTCACTGGCATGAAATTCAAAGCAATCGCCACCTCTCAGGCAGATTTCGATGCCTGGGTCAGTGATGTCAAGAAAGCACCTAAACAGCTTGAAAAAGCTGAATACGAAGCCCTTTCCAAACCAAGCCAGAACAACCCGGTTGAACTCTACTCCTCGTACGCGCCGAACCTGTTCCAGACCATCATCGACAAGTATGAAGGCATGAAACCGGGCAAGCCGATGCACCACGAGAAGAAAGAACACGAAGTGGCCGGCGCCGGTATGGAAGGGATGGACATGAGTTCGCATTCAGCTGCCGGGGCAGAGGAGTAA
- the cyoB gene encoding cytochrome o ubiquinol oxidase subunit I: protein MFGKLSWEAIPFHEPIVMVTIAMIALGGLAVFAAITYFKKWTYLWTEWLTSVDHKKIGVMYIIVAMIMLLRGFADAVMMRSQLALATEGSPGYLPPEHYDQIFTAHGVIMIIFMAMPFFTGLMNLAVPLQIGARDVAYPFLNSLSFWLLVSGVVLVNVSLGVGEFARTGWVAYPPLSELGYSPGVGVDYYIWALQLSGLGTTLTGVNFLATVLKMRTPGMKMMDMPIFTWTCTWANVLIVASFPILTATLALLTLDRYMDFHIFTNELGGNPMMYVNLFWAWGHPEVYILILPAFGIFSEVISTFSGKKLFGHHSMIYASGAISILGFMVWLHHFFTMGSGANVNAFFGLATMLISIPTGVKLFNWLFTIYQGRLRFTSQVLWTLGFMVTFAIGGMTGVLLAIPGADFVLHNSLFVIAHFHNVIIGGAVFGYIAGFGFYFPKAFGFKLHEGWGKAAFWFWISGFFVAFMPLYVLGFMGMTRRLNSTTNPEWTPYLHVAMVGAVLIAFGIACQLIQLYVSIRDRKLPQNMCEAGDPWNAHTLEWSTSSPPPFYNFAVLPKADGIDPFTEAKENGTAYQAPAKYEPIHMPNNTATGLVMGALLTVFGFAMIWHIWWMAIAGLAGTVIYFVIHAARDDQGYMVPVDVIERIEAEQHKRLVAAKAIPATATRVETSLEQA from the coding sequence ATGTTTGGTAAATTAAGTTGGGAAGCGATCCCGTTCCACGAGCCGATCGTGATGGTGACCATCGCCATGATCGCGCTCGGTGGTCTGGCGGTATTTGCTGCAATCACCTACTTCAAGAAGTGGACCTATTTGTGGACCGAGTGGCTGACGTCGGTCGACCACAAGAAAATCGGCGTGATGTACATCATCGTTGCCATGATCATGCTGCTGCGTGGTTTTGCCGACGCCGTGATGATGCGCTCCCAGCTGGCCCTGGCCACTGAGGGTTCGCCTGGCTACCTGCCACCTGAACACTATGACCAGATCTTCACCGCTCACGGTGTGATCATGATCATCTTCATGGCGATGCCATTCTTCACCGGCCTGATGAACCTTGCAGTGCCGCTGCAGATCGGCGCGCGTGACGTTGCCTACCCGTTCCTGAACTCCCTGAGCTTCTGGCTGCTGGTTTCCGGCGTGGTACTGGTGAACGTGTCCCTGGGTGTCGGCGAATTCGCCCGTACCGGTTGGGTTGCGTATCCACCGCTGTCGGAACTGGGCTACAGCCCGGGCGTGGGTGTGGACTACTACATCTGGGCATTACAACTGTCCGGACTGGGTACGACATTGACGGGGGTCAATTTCCTGGCCACTGTGCTGAAAATGCGCACCCCGGGCATGAAAATGATGGACATGCCGATCTTCACCTGGACCTGCACCTGGGCCAACGTACTGATCGTCGCTTCCTTCCCGATCCTGACCGCTACCCTGGCACTGCTGACGCTTGACCGTTACATGGATTTCCACATTTTCACCAATGAACTTGGTGGCAATCCAATGATGTACGTCAACCTGTTCTGGGCCTGGGGTCACCCCGAGGTTTACATCCTGATTCTGCCGGCGTTCGGGATCTTCTCCGAAGTCATCTCGACTTTCTCCGGCAAGAAACTGTTCGGCCACCACTCGATGATCTACGCCAGCGGCGCGATCTCGATCCTGGGCTTCATGGTTTGGCTGCACCACTTCTTCACCATGGGTTCGGGTGCCAACGTCAACGCCTTCTTCGGTCTGGCGACGATGCTGATTTCGATCCCGACCGGGGTGAAGCTGTTCAACTGGCTGTTCACCATTTACCAGGGCCGTCTGCGTTTCACCAGCCAGGTGCTGTGGACCCTGGGCTTCATGGTGACCTTCGCCATCGGCGGCATGACCGGCGTACTGCTGGCCATCCCGGGTGCTGACTTCGTACTGCACAACAGCCTGTTCGTGATCGCGCACTTCCATAACGTGATCATCGGCGGCGCCGTGTTCGGCTACATCGCCGGCTTCGGCTTCTACTTCCCTAAAGCGTTCGGCTTCAAGCTGCACGAAGGTTGGGGCAAGGCAGCGTTCTGGTTCTGGATCTCGGGCTTCTTCGTCGCGTTCATGCCGCTCTATGTACTGGGCTTCATGGGCATGACCCGTCGTCTGAACAGCACCACCAACCCTGAGTGGACGCCATACCTGCACGTTGCAATGGTCGGTGCGGTACTGATCGCCTTCGGTATTGCCTGCCAGTTGATCCAGTTGTACGTGAGTATCCGTGATCGCAAGCTGCCACAGAACATGTGCGAAGCCGGCGACCCGTGGAATGCCCACACGCTGGAATGGTCGACCTCGTCGCCACCACCGTTCTACAACTTCGCTGTACTGCCGAAAGCCGACGGTATCGACCCGTTCACCGAAGCCAAGGAAAACGGTACTGCGTACCAGGCTCCGGCCAAGTACGAGCCGATCCACATGCCAAACAACACCGCGACCGGCCTGGTCATGGGTGCTCTGTTGACCGTGTTCGGTTTCGCGATGATCTGGCACATCTGGTGGATGGCCATCGCAGGCCTGGCTGGCACCGTGATCTATTTCGTGATCCACGCTGCCCGTGATGATCAAGGCTACATGGTGCCGGTCGATGTGATCGAGCGCATTGAAGCCGAGCAGCACAAGCGTCTGGTTGCGGCCAAAGCGATTCCGGCCACCGCCACCCGTGTTGAAACCTCGTTGGAACAGGCTTAA
- a CDS encoding cytochrome o ubiquinol oxidase subunit III, with amino-acid sequence MSNLVTNVGHAHGHDHGHDDHHHDSGEMTVFGFWLYLMTDCILFASIFAVYAVLVNNVAGGPSGHDIFELPYVLGETACLLLSSITYGFAMLALFKGKKTQVLGWLAITFLFGLGFIGMEINEFHTLISEGFGPNRSGFLSGFFTLVGTHGLHVTSGLIWMAIMMYQVQKNGLTATNKTRLSCLSLFWHFLDVVWICVFTVVYLMGTL; translated from the coding sequence ATGTCGAACTTAGTGACCAATGTTGGACACGCCCATGGTCATGACCATGGGCACGATGACCATCACCACGACTCGGGCGAGATGACCGTATTCGGTTTCTGGCTCTACCTGATGACCGACTGCATTCTGTTTGCGTCGATCTTCGCGGTGTACGCGGTACTGGTAAACAACGTAGCCGGTGGCCCGTCGGGCCACGACATCTTCGAACTGCCTTACGTGCTGGGCGAAACCGCCTGCCTGTTGCTCAGCTCGATCACCTACGGCTTCGCCATGCTGGCGTTGTTCAAAGGCAAGAAGACTCAGGTGCTGGGCTGGTTGGCCATCACCTTCCTGTTCGGTCTGGGCTTCATCGGCATGGAGATCAACGAGTTCCATACGCTGATCTCCGAAGGCTTCGGTCCGAACCGTAGCGGCTTCCTGTCCGGGTTCTTCACCCTGGTCGGCACCCACGGTCTGCACGTGACCAGCGGTCTGATCTGGATGGCGATCATGATGTATCAGGTCCAGAAGAATGGCCTGACGGCGACCAACAAGACCCGTCTGAGCTGCCTGAGCCTGTTCTGGCACTTCCTGGACGTAGTGTGGATCTGCGTATTCACCGTTGTTTACCTGATGGGGACTCTGTAA
- the cyoD gene encoding cytochrome o ubiquinol oxidase subunit IV, whose product MANAAHSHDSHDDSHGSVKSYAIGFILSVILTIIPFGLVMYPSLPKAMTLAIVLAFAVIQVLVHLVYFLHLDRSAAQRNNVIAFVFAALVIVLLVGLSLWIMYSIHSVMMAH is encoded by the coding sequence ATGGCTAACGCAGCTCACTCACACGATAGTCACGACGACAGCCACGGCAGCGTCAAGTCCTACGCTATCGGCTTCATCCTGTCGGTGATCCTGACCATCATTCCTTTCGGCCTGGTGATGTACCCATCCCTGCCGAAAGCCATGACCCTGGCGATCGTACTGGCCTTCGCAGTGATCCAGGTGCTGGTGCACCTGGTCTACTTCCTCCACCTGGACCGCTCTGCCGCCCAGCGTAACAACGTGATTGCGTTTGTTTTCGCGGCGCTGGTTATCGTCCTGTTGGTCGGTCTGTCGCTGTGGATCATGTACAGCATCCATTCCGTCATGATGGCGCACTGA
- the cyoE gene encoding heme o synthase, translating to MSLKHFIQITKPGIIFGNVLSVAGGFFLASKGHVDLAIFLAAMIGTSLVVASGCVFNNCIDRDIDLKMERTKNRVLVQGLISLKLALVYATVLGIAGVALLYRVANPLAALFAVIGFVIYVGFYSLYLKRKSVHGTLVGSLSGAMPPVIGYVAVSNNFDMAALTLLVMFSLWQMPHSYAIAIFRFNDYLAASIPVLPVKRGIQVAKKHILLYILAFLVATLMLTFSGYAGMSYLAVAAAMGMYWLYMAWTGYKAVDDTVWARKLFVFSIFTITALSVMMSLDFKVPTELLLTYAP from the coding sequence ATGTCCTTAAAGCACTTTATCCAAATCACCAAACCGGGGATCATTTTCGGTAACGTGCTTTCTGTGGCAGGCGGGTTTTTCCTGGCCTCGAAAGGGCATGTCGATCTGGCCATTTTCCTGGCTGCGATGATCGGCACGTCCCTGGTGGTTGCGTCGGGTTGCGTGTTCAACAACTGCATCGACCGTGACATCGACCTGAAGATGGAACGCACCAAGAACCGTGTGCTGGTGCAGGGCCTGATCTCCCTGAAACTGGCACTGGTTTATGCGACCGTCCTGGGTATCGCCGGCGTGGCCTTGCTGTATCGCGTGGCCAACCCGCTGGCGGCGTTGTTCGCGGTGATCGGCTTTGTCATCTATGTCGGCTTCTACAGCCTGTACCTCAAGCGCAAGTCGGTTCACGGCACGCTGGTGGGCAGTCTGTCGGGGGCGATGCCGCCGGTGATCGGCTATGTCGCAGTCAGCAATAACTTCGACATGGCGGCGCTGACGCTGCTGGTGATGTTCAGCTTGTGGCAGATGCCGCATTCCTATGCGATCGCGATCTTTCGCTTCAATGATTACCTGGCAGCATCGATTCCGGTGTTGCCGGTGAAGCGTGGGATTCAGGTGGCGAAGAAGCACATCCTGCTGTACATCCTGGCGTTCCTGGTGGCGACCTTGATGCTGACGTTCAGTGGTTACGCTGGCATGAGTTATCTCGCGGTTGCGGCGGCCATGGGCATGTACTGGTTGTACATGGCCTGGACGGGCTACAAGGCGGTGGATGACACGGTTTGGGCACGTAAGCTGTTTGTGTTTTCGATTTTCACCATCACGGCGTTGAGCGTGATGATGTCGTTGGACTTCAAGGTGCCGACCGAGTTGTTGCTGACTTACGCGCCTTAA
- a CDS encoding DUF3077 domain-containing protein, translated as MTNLKDLTTAGLTPFSIHSDHPLFRVNSGVSIHEALSHVSDLLHLSKLLAEDAAMERGKDRYAWASHYLQEMSKAVIDDVVKVLGAPGNNRD; from the coding sequence ATGACTAACCTCAAAGACCTGACAACCGCTGGCCTCACACCCTTCTCCATCCATTCCGACCACCCCCTCTTCCGCGTCAACAGCGGAGTCTCGATCCACGAAGCCTTGTCCCACGTGTCCGACTTGCTCCACCTCTCCAAACTGCTGGCCGAAGACGCGGCGATGGAACGCGGCAAGGACCGCTATGCCTGGGCGTCGCATTATTTGCAGGAAATGAGTAAGGCGGTGATCGATGACGTGGTGAAGGTGCTGGGGGCACCGGGTAATAACCGCGATTGA